A DNA window from Micromonospora sp. NBC_01739 contains the following coding sequences:
- a CDS encoding pseudouridine synthase: protein MHRDNRTPSPDAPVYTGPERLQKVLAAAGVGSRRACEDLIFRRRVTVNGRVAQLGDKVDPATAVIHVDGERLQADTRLVYLAMNKPRGVVSTMADEKGRTALADFLGNRVEQRVYHVGRLDADSEGLLLLTNDGTLAHRLMHPSYGVQKTYLCEVSGPIPRNLGKRLAAGIELEDGPVTVDGFRVVDSLGRTAQVELSLHEGRKHIVRRLLAEVGHPVSRLVRTAIGPIRLGDLRSGRTRRLTNAEVAALFKAVGD from the coding sequence ATGCATCGCGATAACCGCACCCCCTCACCCGACGCGCCCGTCTACACCGGCCCGGAACGCCTCCAGAAGGTGCTCGCCGCCGCCGGTGTCGGCTCCCGGCGCGCCTGCGAGGACCTGATCTTCCGTCGGCGGGTGACGGTCAACGGGCGGGTGGCGCAGCTCGGCGACAAGGTCGACCCCGCCACCGCGGTCATCCATGTCGACGGCGAACGGCTCCAGGCCGACACCCGGCTGGTGTACCTGGCCATGAACAAGCCGCGCGGAGTGGTCTCCACCATGGCCGACGAGAAGGGCCGCACCGCCCTGGCCGACTTCCTCGGCAACCGGGTAGAGCAGCGGGTCTACCACGTCGGGCGGCTCGACGCGGACAGCGAGGGCCTGCTGCTGCTCACCAACGACGGCACCCTCGCGCACCGGCTGATGCACCCCTCCTACGGGGTGCAGAAGACCTACCTGTGCGAGGTTTCCGGGCCCATCCCGCGCAACCTCGGCAAGCGGCTGGCCGCCGGCATCGAACTGGAAGACGGGCCGGTCACCGTGGACGGCTTCCGGGTGGTGGACTCCCTGGGGCGTACCGCCCAGGTGGAGCTGAGCCTGCACGAAGGGCGCAAACACATCGTACGGCGGCTGCTCGCCGAGGTGGGGCACCCGGTGAGCCGGCTGGTGCGTACCGCCATCGGGCCGATCCGGCTCGGCGACCTGCGCAGCGGGCGGACCCGACGCCTGACCAACGCGGAGGTCGCCGCCCTGTTCAAGGCCGTGGGTGACTGA
- the scpB gene encoding SMC-Scp complex subunit ScpB, translated as MTHEERGDSLADQAAAWIPPWQRPAPPAEAAAPDRDPEDAGVVGAAAAGSSGQMTEAADEAGSAADGATAEQTPSGTAGAAVVRRQRSGRGRPAPEPAPVLEDTELRGALEAILLVVDEPVSELTLAQVLEQPPERIGPMLDQIAAGYTAAGHGFDLRRAAGGWRLYTRPEYATYVERFVLDGQSVRITQAALETLAVVAYKQPVTRSRISAIRGVNCDGVIRTLVSRGLIEECGTESDSGAFLYRTTTMFLEKLGLNSLDDLPPLAPFLPDDVEELADASR; from the coding sequence ATGACCCACGAGGAACGTGGCGATTCGCTGGCTGACCAGGCCGCGGCCTGGATCCCACCCTGGCAGCGCCCCGCCCCACCCGCCGAGGCCGCCGCCCCCGACCGTGACCCGGAGGACGCGGGTGTCGTAGGTGCTGCGGCGGCGGGTTCCTCGGGGCAGATGACGGAAGCGGCCGACGAGGCCGGGTCGGCTGCCGACGGGGCGACCGCCGAGCAGACACCGAGCGGGACGGCCGGTGCCGCAGTGGTGCGTCGGCAGCGGTCGGGGCGGGGGCGGCCGGCACCGGAACCGGCGCCGGTGCTCGAGGACACCGAACTGCGCGGCGCCCTGGAGGCGATCCTGCTGGTGGTGGACGAACCGGTGAGCGAGCTGACCCTGGCCCAGGTGCTGGAGCAGCCGCCGGAGCGGATCGGCCCGATGCTCGACCAGATCGCTGCCGGCTACACCGCCGCCGGTCACGGCTTCGACCTGCGCCGGGCCGCCGGCGGGTGGCGGTTGTACACCCGGCCGGAGTACGCCACCTACGTGGAACGGTTCGTCCTCGACGGGCAGTCCGTGCGCATCACCCAGGCCGCCCTGGAGACCCTGGCGGTGGTGGCCTACAAGCAGCCGGTCACCCGCTCCCGCATCTCGGCCATCCGCGGTGTCAACTGCGACGGGGTGATCCGTACCCTGGTCTCCAGAGGGCTGATCGAAGAGTGCGGCACCGAATCCGACAGCGGGGCGTTCCTGTACCGGACGACCACGATGTTCCTGGAGAAACTCGGCCTCAACAGCCTCGACGACCTGCCCCCGCTGGCCCCGTTCCTCCCCGACGACGTAGAAGAGCTTGCCGATGCATCGCGATAA
- a CDS encoding ParA family protein, giving the protein MAGNGDRAETWTSELREQQNALGADLGPADPAAYTMRKPIPEPMPTDRHGPARIIAMANQKGGVGKTTTTINLGAALAEYGRKVLLVDFDPQGALSVGLGVNPHNLDLSVYNLLMQDDVTAEDVLIKTDVAGLHLLPANIDLSAAEIQLVNEVAREMALARVLRSVRKEYDYILIDCQPSLGLLAINALTVAHGVLIPLECEFFSLRGVALLLDTIDKVRERLNFDLELEGILATMYDSRTTHCRQVLQRVVEAFGDKVYQTVITKTVKFPESTVAGAPITTLDPASSGARNYRQLAREVIAAQAER; this is encoded by the coding sequence ATGGCTGGCAACGGTGACCGTGCCGAGACCTGGACGTCGGAGCTCCGCGAACAGCAGAATGCCCTCGGTGCTGACCTGGGCCCGGCCGACCCGGCCGCCTACACGATGCGTAAGCCCATCCCCGAGCCGATGCCGACCGACCGGCACGGCCCGGCCCGGATCATCGCGATGGCCAACCAGAAGGGCGGGGTGGGTAAGACCACCACGACCATCAACCTGGGCGCCGCCCTGGCCGAGTACGGCCGCAAGGTGCTGCTGGTCGACTTCGACCCGCAGGGCGCCCTCTCGGTCGGCCTGGGGGTCAACCCACACAACCTGGACCTGTCGGTCTACAACCTGCTGATGCAGGACGACGTCACCGCCGAGGACGTCCTGATCAAGACCGACGTGGCCGGTCTGCACCTGCTGCCCGCCAACATCGACCTCTCCGCCGCCGAGATCCAGCTGGTCAACGAGGTAGCCCGGGAGATGGCCCTGGCCCGGGTGCTCAGGAGCGTCCGCAAGGAGTACGACTACATCCTGATCGACTGCCAGCCCTCCCTGGGCCTGCTGGCGATCAACGCGCTGACGGTGGCGCACGGGGTGCTCATCCCCCTGGAGTGCGAGTTCTTCAGCCTGCGCGGGGTGGCCCTGCTGCTGGACACCATCGACAAGGTGCGGGAGCGGCTCAACTTCGACCTGGAACTCGAAGGCATCCTCGCCACCATGTACGACAGCCGCACCACCCACTGCCGGCAGGTGCTGCAACGGGTGGTGGAGGCCTTCGGCGACAAGGTCTACCAGACGGTGATCACCAAGACGGTGAAGTTCCCCGAGTCCACCGTCGCCGGGGCCCCGATCACCACCCTCGACCCGGCCTCCTCCGGGGCCCGCAACTACCGCCAGCTCGCCCGCGAGGTGATCGCCGCGCAGGCGGAGCGGTAG
- a CDS encoding site-specific tyrosine recombinase XerD gives MGRTPTAAADGAGTGHQPAPALRRALRGYLDHLTVERGLAANTLVSYRRDLDRYLNSLAAAGVTDLAAVPTGEIERHLARLRTGEDGRPPLAASSAARAASAVRGLHRFALREGLTTADPSRDVRPPTPPRRLPRALSLEEVLRLLEAAGPVEAAGEAAPLALRDRALLEFLYGTGARISETVGLAVDDVDLTEAVVLLRGKGGRDRLVPVGGYAQRALGAYLVRARPGLAAAGRGTPTVFLNARGGPLTRQGAWTILRRAAQRAGLPVEGPQAVSPHTLRHSYATHLLDGGADVRVVQELLGHASVTTTQVYTLVTVDRLREVYATAHPRARN, from the coding sequence ATCGGCCGCACCCCGACCGCCGCAGCGGACGGAGCCGGCACGGGCCACCAGCCCGCGCCGGCTCTGCGCCGCGCTCTACGCGGCTACCTGGACCACCTCACGGTCGAACGTGGCCTGGCCGCGAACACCCTGGTGTCCTACCGCCGTGACCTGGACCGCTACCTGAACAGCCTGGCCGCCGCCGGAGTCACCGACCTGGCCGCCGTCCCCACCGGCGAGATCGAACGCCACCTGGCCCGGCTGCGCACCGGCGAGGACGGGCGCCCGCCCCTGGCCGCCTCCTCCGCAGCCCGGGCCGCCAGCGCCGTGCGGGGCCTGCACCGCTTCGCCCTGCGCGAGGGCCTGACCACCGCCGACCCCAGCCGCGACGTCCGGCCACCCACCCCGCCCCGCCGGCTGCCCCGCGCCCTGTCGCTGGAGGAGGTGCTCCGGCTGCTGGAGGCCGCCGGGCCGGTCGAGGCCGCCGGGGAGGCCGCGCCGCTCGCGCTGCGCGACCGGGCACTGCTGGAGTTCCTGTACGGCACCGGGGCCCGCATCTCCGAGACGGTGGGTCTGGCCGTGGACGATGTGGACCTCACCGAGGCGGTGGTGCTGCTGCGCGGCAAGGGCGGCCGTGACCGCCTGGTGCCGGTCGGCGGGTACGCCCAACGGGCCCTGGGCGCCTACCTGGTCCGCGCCCGACCCGGACTGGCCGCCGCCGGCCGGGGCACCCCGACGGTCTTCCTCAACGCCCGGGGTGGGCCGTTGACCCGGCAGGGGGCCTGGACCATCCTGCGCCGGGCCGCCCAGCGGGCCGGCCTGCCGGTCGAGGGACCGCAGGCGGTCTCCCCGCACACCCTGCGTCACTCCTACGCCACCCACCTGCTCGACGGCGGCGCGGACGTGCGGGTGGTGCAGGAGTTGCTGGGGCACGCCTCGGTCACCACCACCCAGGTCTACACTCTGGTCACCGTCGACCGACTGCGTGAGGTCTACGCCACCGCCCACCCCCGCGCCCGCAATTGA
- the ald gene encoding alanine dehydrogenase: MKVGIPREVKNHEYRVAITPAGVNEFTRSGHQVFIEAGAGLGSSITDEEFTAAGAKILDTADEVWAAAELVLKVKEPVAEEYHRMREGQVLFTYLHLAASADCTRALLDRKVTGIAYETVELPDRSLPLLAPMSEVAGRLAPQVGAFYLMRTGGGRGVLPGGVSGVYAAKTVVIGAGVSGMNAAAIALGLQSEVLLLDKNVGRLRQADAIYRGHLQTVASNAYEIERAVLDADLVIGAVLVPGAKAPKLISNELVSRMKPGSVLVDIAIDQGGCFEDSRPTTHADPVYKVHNSIFYCVANMPGAVPNTSTYALTNVTLPYALELANHGWREASRRDPALALGLNTHDGQVVYGPVAEAHDLPTTPLAEVLA, encoded by the coding sequence GTGAAGGTCGGTATTCCCCGCGAGGTCAAGAACCACGAGTACCGCGTCGCGATCACACCTGCGGGAGTCAACGAGTTCACCCGCAGCGGCCACCAGGTCTTCATCGAGGCCGGCGCCGGACTCGGGTCGAGCATCACCGACGAGGAGTTCACCGCCGCCGGCGCGAAGATCCTGGACACTGCCGACGAGGTGTGGGCCGCCGCGGAACTGGTGCTCAAGGTCAAGGAGCCGGTCGCCGAGGAGTACCACCGGATGCGCGAGGGGCAGGTGCTCTTCACCTACCTGCACCTGGCCGCCTCCGCCGACTGCACCCGGGCCCTGCTCGACCGCAAGGTCACCGGCATCGCGTACGAGACCGTGGAGCTGCCGGACCGGTCGCTGCCGCTGCTGGCCCCGATGTCCGAGGTGGCCGGTCGACTCGCCCCGCAGGTCGGCGCCTTCTACCTGATGCGTACCGGGGGTGGCCGGGGGGTGCTGCCCGGCGGGGTCTCCGGCGTCTACGCGGCCAAGACCGTCGTCATCGGCGCCGGGGTCTCCGGCATGAACGCCGCCGCCATCGCGCTCGGCCTGCAGTCCGAGGTGCTGCTGCTGGACAAGAACGTCGGCCGGCTGCGGCAGGCCGACGCCATCTACCGGGGCCACCTGCAGACCGTGGCGTCGAACGCGTACGAGATCGAGCGGGCCGTGCTGGACGCGGACCTGGTCATCGGCGCGGTCCTGGTGCCCGGCGCCAAGGCCCCCAAGCTGATCTCCAACGAACTGGTCTCCCGGATGAAGCCCGGCAGCGTGCTCGTCGACATCGCGATCGACCAGGGCGGCTGCTTCGAGGACTCCCGGCCCACCACGCACGCCGACCCGGTCTACAAGGTGCACAACTCGATCTTCTACTGCGTGGCGAACATGCCCGGCGCAGTACCGAACACCAGCACGTACGCACTGACCAACGTCACCCTGCCGTACGCGCTGGAGCTGGCCAACCACGGCTGGCGTGAGGCGTCCCGCCGCGATCCGGCGCTGGCGCTGGGCCTGAACACCCACGACGGACAGGTCGTGTACGGCCCGGTCGCGGAGGCACACGACCTGCCGACCACCCCGCTGGCCGAGGTGCTGGCCTGA
- a CDS encoding TM2 domain-containing protein yields the protein MAKGSLLCRLMTYPPPPGYPQGVSDKSKLVAGILQILLGGFGVGRFYMGDTKTGVIQLIVTIVTCGIGSLWGLIDGILILVNGGVDGQGRPLRD from the coding sequence CTGGCGAAGGGATCACTATTGTGTCGCCTCATGACCTATCCCCCTCCGCCCGGATATCCCCAGGGCGTTTCTGACAAGAGCAAGCTCGTCGCCGGCATCCTGCAGATTCTGCTCGGTGGCTTCGGCGTCGGCCGCTTCTACATGGGCGACACCAAGACGGGTGTCATCCAGCTGATCGTCACCATCGTGACCTGCGGCATCGGCAGCCTTTGGGGCCTCATCGACGGCATCCTGATCCTGGTCAACGGTGGCGTCGACGGGCAGGGACGCCCGCTGCGCGACTGA
- a CDS encoding NUDIX hydrolase → MSGVEHHYEVRSREVRYSGRIFEVVSEQVTMPGGDIVTRDLVRHVGAVAVVAVDDAGQVVLIRQYRQPVGRRLWELPAGLTDVAGEDPALTAARELAEEVDLVAGRFDVLVDLHSSPGFTNELVRVYLARDLTEVPVEQRHDRHEEEADLQIVRIDLDEAVGMVLAGEITNASCVAGLLAAARARDGGWSGLRRADAPLPR, encoded by the coding sequence GTGAGCGGGGTCGAGCACCACTACGAGGTGCGCTCGCGTGAGGTGCGCTACTCGGGTCGCATCTTCGAGGTGGTCTCCGAGCAGGTGACCATGCCCGGCGGCGACATCGTCACCCGCGACCTGGTCCGGCACGTCGGTGCGGTGGCCGTGGTGGCGGTGGACGACGCCGGTCAGGTGGTGTTGATCCGGCAGTACCGCCAACCGGTAGGGCGTCGGCTGTGGGAGCTGCCGGCCGGACTGACCGATGTGGCCGGCGAGGATCCGGCGCTCACCGCGGCCCGGGAGTTGGCCGAGGAGGTCGACCTGGTCGCCGGTCGCTTCGATGTGCTGGTCGACCTGCACAGCTCGCCCGGGTTCACCAACGAACTGGTCCGGGTCTACCTGGCCCGCGACCTCACCGAGGTGCCGGTGGAGCAGCGCCACGACCGGCATGAGGAGGAGGCCGACCTGCAGATCGTGCGGATCGACCTGGACGAGGCGGTCGGCATGGTGCTGGCCGGGGAGATCACCAACGCCTCCTGCGTGGCCGGGCTGCTGGCCGCCGCCCGGGCCCGCGACGGCGGCTGGTCGGGGCTGCGCCGGGCGGACGCCCCGTTGCCGCGCTGA